The Tubulanus polymorphus chromosome 1, tnTubPoly1.2, whole genome shotgun sequence genome contains a region encoding:
- the LOC141903216 gene encoding glutamate receptor ionotropic, NMDA 1-like isoform X5, producing the protein MGRMCHCAAVITVVCCLVSIVTSKVRIINIGGVLSSRAHEIKFQQVVSDLNRDPETQLNDAVYNATTQIMHQNPIRSAMEICETLLPKKVYSVVVSHPPKNKYTPPISVSYTCGFYKIPVIGISARDSVFSDTNLHRSYLRTVPPYSHQAKVWVDMVRHFRWSTVVIFHSADQEGRAMVATFQNEIGYKEGLIAKVIDYAPGEESYIDQLRPRFTDDTQVFLLSASKEDATVFFKDVVALNMSDPGYVWILSEQALEAENAPSGALGLMLRNSRNEDFHIQDSVKIIGKAFKKAFAHSNMTEVEPPSECSATSNWDRQGTMLYHYLVTSELDKGLTGKVKFNDAGDRLLPVYDIINVQGRKRVKVGKFGATHETGSLLSIDNSRILWPGNQTTKPEGYRMSMHLRVVTIHSIPFVFARKVESEEDCDVDDEIYCPWPNSTEPDNETPYCCKGYCMSMLKEIAASENFTYDVHLVADGQYGSYEVVNTRTSCHFELPSCVNLLFLSQRNGSSGKQWNGMIAEILNNQADLIIAPLTIDPDRALVVEFTKPFKYQGLTILVKKQEKNSSLGSFLQPFQDTLWILVGLSVHVVALVLYLLDRFSPFGRFKLAKNSDTEEDALNLSSAMWFAWGVLLNSGIGEGTPRSFSARVLGMVWAGFAMIIVASYTANLAAFLVLDRPEASITGIDDARLRNPQKDFTYGSVRGSSVLAYFKHRVELSTMYRTMEEFNSNTPEEAIQKVKKKKLNAFIWDSTRLEYEASKDCDLVTVGELFGRSGFGIGLRRKSPWVNRISLKILNMHERGSMEKLDTKWILVEPTSQECKEGDQSPATLGLTNMAGVFMLVAGGIIAGVFLIFIEIAYKRHRGMKEKELELARNAADRWRGNIEVRKCRRSTFSQIREELSQYRKYHYPKSDRPQHSNPRPQHSNPWQKQKPLRNGRPYDALSLRTPLIPIRT; encoded by the exons ATGGGGAGGATGTGTCACTGTGCAGCAGTAATAACTGTCGTCTGTTGTTTGGTTTCAATTGTTACATCGAAAGTCCGGATTATAAATATTGGAGGAGTTTTGAGTTCGCGAGCTCACGAAATTAAATTCCAACAAGTCGTCTCTGATTTAAACAGAGATCCCGAAACTCAACTGAACGATGCTGTTTATAACGCTACAACTCAAATCATGCATCAGAATCCGATCAGATCAGCGATGGAGATCTGTGAGACCCTTCTACCGAAGAAAGTCTACAGTGTAGTGGTTAGTCACCCTCcgaaaaacaaatacacaCCACCAATATCTGTATCTTATACGTGTGGATTCTATAAAATACCAGTGATAGGTATTTCAGCTAGAGACAGTGTATTCTCTGATACG AATCTCCACAGATCATATTTACGCACTGTTCCCCCGTATTCACATCAAGCTAAAGTTTGGGTTGATATGGTACGACATTTTAGATGGAGTACGGTAGTTATATTTCACAGCGCTGATCAGGAAGGACGAGCGATGGTCGctacatttcaaaatgaaatcggTTATAAAGAAGGCCTG ATTGCTAAAGTGATAGATTATGCCCCTGGTGAAGAGAGTTACATCGACCAGTTACGTCCACGGTTTACTGATGATACTCAAGTATTTCTACTCAGCGCTTC TAAAGAAGACGCGACAGTATTTTTTAAAGATGTCGTTGCTCTGAATATGAGTGATCCTGGGTATGTATGGATACTCAGTGAACAGGCATTAGAGGCTGAAAATGCTCCATCGG gaGCGTTAGGGCTGATGTTAAGAAACAGTCGTAATGAAGATTTCCACATTCAGGACAGCGTGAAAATAATCGGTAAAGCTTTTAAAAAAGCGTTTGCTCATTCAAACATGACAGAGGTCGAACCACCGAGTGAATGCAGCGCCACCTCTAACTGGGATCGACAAGGAACAATGCTTTATCA TTATCTAGTAACGTCTGAATTAGATAAAGGTTTAACTGGTAAAGTGAAGTTTAACGATGCCGGAGATCGTCTATTACCTGTTTATGATATAATCAACGTTCAAGGCAGAAAACGCGTGAAGGTCGGAAAATTTGGAGCTACACAC GAAACCGGTTCGCTATTGAGTATAGACAATAGTAGAATATTGTGGCCCGGTAATCAGACGACTAAACCTGAAGGATATCGAATGTCGATGCATTTAAGAGTTGTAACAATTCACAGTATACCGTTTGTGTTCGCTCGTAAAGTTGAAAGTGAAGAGGATTGTGACGTAGATGATGAGATTTATTGTCCGTGGCCGAACAGCACTGAACCCG ATAATGAAACTCCGTATTGTTGTAAAGGATATTGTATGAGTATGTTAAAGGAAATAGCAGCATCAGAAAACTTTACGTATGACGTCCATCTTGTTGCTGATGGTCAATACGGATCTTATGAAGTGGTAAATACTCGAACCTCGTGTCACTTTGAGCTTCCATCATGcgttaatttattatttctatctCAGAGGAATGGAAGTTCTGGTAAACAATGGAATGGAATGATCGCCGAGATATTGAATAATCAAGCTGATTTGATAATCGCTCCGTTAACTATAGATCCTGATCGAGCGCTAGTTGTGGAATTCACTAAACCATTCAAATATCAAGGTTTAACGATTTTAGTTAAAAAG caagAAAAAAATTCCAGTCTTGGGTCATTTCTTCAACCGTTCCAAGATACGCTTTGGATTCTAGTTGGTCTATCGGTCCACGTGGTGGCGCTGGTGTTGTATTTATTGGATAGATTCAGTCCGTTCGGTCGATTTAAACTAGCTAAGAACAGTGACACGGAAGAAGATGCGTTGAATTTATCGAGCGCGATGTGGTTTGCTTGGGGAGTACTTCTCAATAGTGGGATAGGAGAAG GAACTCCTAGAAGTTTCAGCGCTCGTGTTTTAGGAATGGTTTGGGCTGGATTCGCTATGATTATTGTAGCATCTTATACGGCTAATTTAGCGGCTTTTCTCGTATTGGATCGACCTGAAGCTTCTATAACTGGTATCGATGACGCTCGT TTGAGGAATCCGCAGAAAGATTTCACGTATGGTTCTGTAAGAGGGAGTTCAGTTTTAGCTTATTTCAAACACAGAGTCGAATTATCTACAATGTATCGCACAATGGAAGAGTTTAACTCTAATACACCTGAGGAAGCAATACAAAAAGTGAAAAAgaa GAAACTGAATGCATTTATTTGGGACTCAACTCGCCTTGAATACGAAGCGTCTAAAGATTGTGATTTGGTGACGGTCGGAGAATTATTCGGTAGATCTGGATTTGGGATAGGTTTACGCAGGAAGAGTCCGTGGGTGAATAGAATATCTCTGAAAATACTGAACATGCATGAAC GAGGAAGTATGGAGAAATTGGATACAAAATGGATTCTAGTTGAACCGACGAGTCAGGAGTGTAAAGAAGGGGATCAATCTCCTGCTACGCTGGGTCTTACTAACATGGCAG GTGTATTTATGTTGGTCGCTGGTGGAATTATTGCCGGTGTTTTTCTGATATTTATTGAGATCGCGTATAAAAGACATCGCGGTATGAAAGAGAAGGAGTTGGAGTTAGCTAGGAACGCAGCTGACCGCTGGCGCGGGAATATTGAG GTTCGTAAATGTCGCAGATCTACGTTTTCACAAATACGTGAAGAACTGTCtcaatatagaaaatatcattatccTAAATCCGATAGACCGCAACACAGTAATCCTAGACCGCAACACAGTAATCCTTGGCAAAAACAAAAACCGTTACG AAACGGAAGACCCTACGACGCACTATCCTTGAGAACCCCACTTATTCCAATCCGGACTTGA
- the LOC141903216 gene encoding glutamate receptor ionotropic, NMDA 1-like isoform X3 → MGRMCHCAAVITVVCCLVSIVTSKVRIINIGGVLSSRAHEIKFQQVVSDLNRDPETQLNDAVYNATTQIMHQNPIRSAMEICETLLPKKVYSVVVSHPPKNKYTPPISVSYTCGFYKIPVIGISARDSVFSDTNLHRSYLRTVPPYSHQAKVWVDMVRHFRWSTVVIFHSADQEGRAMVATFQNEIGYKEGLIAKVIDYAPGEESYIDQLRPRFTDDTQVFLLSASKEDATVFFKDVVALNMSDPGYVWILSEQALEAENAPSGALGLMLRNSRNEDFHIQDSVKIIGKAFKKAFAHSNMTEVEPPSECSATSNWDRQGTMLYHYLVTSELDKGLTGKVKFNDAGDRLLPVYDIINVQGRKRVKVGKFGATHLLTKRSVVNEPDDAELNAWNINTSMTDPTFIETGSLLSIDNSRILWPGNQTTKPEGYRMSMHLRVVTIHSIPFVFARKVESEEDCDVDDEIYCPWPNSTEPDNETPYCCKGYCMSMLKEIAASENFTYDVHLVADGQYGSYEVRNGSSGKQWNGMIAEILNNQADLIIAPLTIDPDRALVVEFTKPFKYQGLTILVKKQEKNSSLGSFLQPFQDTLWILVGLSVHVVALVLYLLDRFSPFGRFKLAKNSDTEEDALNLSSAMWFAWGVLLNSGIGEGTPRSFSARVLGMVWAGFAMIIVASYTANLAAFLVLDRPEASITGIDDARLRNPQKDFTYGSVRGSSVLAYFKHRVELSTMYRTMEEFNSNTPEEAIQKVKKKKLNAFIWDSTRLEYEASKDCDLVTVGELFGRSGFGIGLRRKSPWVNRISLKILNMHERGSMEKLDTKWILVEPTSQECKEGDQSPATLGLTNMAGVFMLVAGGIIAGVFLIFIEIAYKRHRGMKEKELELARNAADRWRGNIEVRKCRRSTFSQIREELSQYRKYHYPKSDRPQHSNPRPQHSNPWQKQKPLRNGRPYDALSLRTPLIPIRT, encoded by the exons ATGGGGAGGATGTGTCACTGTGCAGCAGTAATAACTGTCGTCTGTTGTTTGGTTTCAATTGTTACATCGAAAGTCCGGATTATAAATATTGGAGGAGTTTTGAGTTCGCGAGCTCACGAAATTAAATTCCAACAAGTCGTCTCTGATTTAAACAGAGATCCCGAAACTCAACTGAACGATGCTGTTTATAACGCTACAACTCAAATCATGCATCAGAATCCGATCAGATCAGCGATGGAGATCTGTGAGACCCTTCTACCGAAGAAAGTCTACAGTGTAGTGGTTAGTCACCCTCcgaaaaacaaatacacaCCACCAATATCTGTATCTTATACGTGTGGATTCTATAAAATACCAGTGATAGGTATTTCAGCTAGAGACAGTGTATTCTCTGATACG AATCTCCACAGATCATATTTACGCACTGTTCCCCCGTATTCACATCAAGCTAAAGTTTGGGTTGATATGGTACGACATTTTAGATGGAGTACGGTAGTTATATTTCACAGCGCTGATCAGGAAGGACGAGCGATGGTCGctacatttcaaaatgaaatcggTTATAAAGAAGGCCTG ATTGCTAAAGTGATAGATTATGCCCCTGGTGAAGAGAGTTACATCGACCAGTTACGTCCACGGTTTACTGATGATACTCAAGTATTTCTACTCAGCGCTTC TAAAGAAGACGCGACAGTATTTTTTAAAGATGTCGTTGCTCTGAATATGAGTGATCCTGGGTATGTATGGATACTCAGTGAACAGGCATTAGAGGCTGAAAATGCTCCATCGG gaGCGTTAGGGCTGATGTTAAGAAACAGTCGTAATGAAGATTTCCACATTCAGGACAGCGTGAAAATAATCGGTAAAGCTTTTAAAAAAGCGTTTGCTCATTCAAACATGACAGAGGTCGAACCACCGAGTGAATGCAGCGCCACCTCTAACTGGGATCGACAAGGAACAATGCTTTATCA TTATCTAGTAACGTCTGAATTAGATAAAGGTTTAACTGGTAAAGTGAAGTTTAACGATGCCGGAGATCGTCTATTACCTGTTTATGATATAATCAACGTTCAAGGCAGAAAACGCGTGAAGGTCGGAAAATTTGGAGCTACACAC TTATTAACTAAGAGATCAGTAGTGAATGAACCTGATGATGCT GAGCTCAATGCATGGAATATTAACACTTCAATGACAGATCCAACGTTTATT GAAACCGGTTCGCTATTGAGTATAGACAATAGTAGAATATTGTGGCCCGGTAATCAGACGACTAAACCTGAAGGATATCGAATGTCGATGCATTTAAGAGTTGTAACAATTCACAGTATACCGTTTGTGTTCGCTCGTAAAGTTGAAAGTGAAGAGGATTGTGACGTAGATGATGAGATTTATTGTCCGTGGCCGAACAGCACTGAACCCG ATAATGAAACTCCGTATTGTTGTAAAGGATATTGTATGAGTATGTTAAAGGAAATAGCAGCATCAGAAAACTTTACGTATGACGTCCATCTTGTTGCTGATGGTCAATACGGATCTTATGAAGTG AGGAATGGAAGTTCTGGTAAACAATGGAATGGAATGATCGCCGAGATATTGAATAATCAAGCTGATTTGATAATCGCTCCGTTAACTATAGATCCTGATCGAGCGCTAGTTGTGGAATTCACTAAACCATTCAAATATCAAGGTTTAACGATTTTAGTTAAAAAG caagAAAAAAATTCCAGTCTTGGGTCATTTCTTCAACCGTTCCAAGATACGCTTTGGATTCTAGTTGGTCTATCGGTCCACGTGGTGGCGCTGGTGTTGTATTTATTGGATAGATTCAGTCCGTTCGGTCGATTTAAACTAGCTAAGAACAGTGACACGGAAGAAGATGCGTTGAATTTATCGAGCGCGATGTGGTTTGCTTGGGGAGTACTTCTCAATAGTGGGATAGGAGAAG GAACTCCTAGAAGTTTCAGCGCTCGTGTTTTAGGAATGGTTTGGGCTGGATTCGCTATGATTATTGTAGCATCTTATACGGCTAATTTAGCGGCTTTTCTCGTATTGGATCGACCTGAAGCTTCTATAACTGGTATCGATGACGCTCGT TTGAGGAATCCGCAGAAAGATTTCACGTATGGTTCTGTAAGAGGGAGTTCAGTTTTAGCTTATTTCAAACACAGAGTCGAATTATCTACAATGTATCGCACAATGGAAGAGTTTAACTCTAATACACCTGAGGAAGCAATACAAAAAGTGAAAAAgaa GAAACTGAATGCATTTATTTGGGACTCAACTCGCCTTGAATACGAAGCGTCTAAAGATTGTGATTTGGTGACGGTCGGAGAATTATTCGGTAGATCTGGATTTGGGATAGGTTTACGCAGGAAGAGTCCGTGGGTGAATAGAATATCTCTGAAAATACTGAACATGCATGAAC GAGGAAGTATGGAGAAATTGGATACAAAATGGATTCTAGTTGAACCGACGAGTCAGGAGTGTAAAGAAGGGGATCAATCTCCTGCTACGCTGGGTCTTACTAACATGGCAG GTGTATTTATGTTGGTCGCTGGTGGAATTATTGCCGGTGTTTTTCTGATATTTATTGAGATCGCGTATAAAAGACATCGCGGTATGAAAGAGAAGGAGTTGGAGTTAGCTAGGAACGCAGCTGACCGCTGGCGCGGGAATATTGAG GTTCGTAAATGTCGCAGATCTACGTTTTCACAAATACGTGAAGAACTGTCtcaatatagaaaatatcattatccTAAATCCGATAGACCGCAACACAGTAATCCTAGACCGCAACACAGTAATCCTTGGCAAAAACAAAAACCGTTACG AAACGGAAGACCCTACGACGCACTATCCTTGAGAACCCCACTTATTCCAATCCGGACTTGA